The Merismopedia glauca CCAP 1448/3 DNA window TTCTAATTTAGGTGTATCTAATTCTCAAAGCTTTATCGTACTACCAAGCGATCGCCTAATTGGTTTAAAAAGTAACTTTGTCGCCGATGCAGGGAAGGGTTTTCCCATTCAAATTATCGTCACCGACAATACCGGAAAAGCGATCGCAGGTCAACAAGTACATCTGGAACTGCAAGAAATGAAATATAACAGCGTGACGCAGTTAGTTGCAGGCAGTCAGAAAGCAAAAAATCAAGTTGAATACCAAACTGTAGATAAAACCGACTTGCAATCTGCCGATACTCCCCAAACTGTTAATTTAACCCCACCGAAATCTGGTTCCTATCGCATCCGTGCCTGTACCGATGTTTCGTGTAATGCAGGTGAAACAGACTTACAAATCTGGGTTACGGGGAATAATGCTGTAGATTGGGCGCTAAATCCTGAAGATAAAGATAAGCTAGAACTTAAATTAGATAAACCCAGCTATAAACCAGGGAATACAGCTACAGCTTTAATCCAATCGCCATATCCTGAAGGTGAATTATACTTTGCCGTGGTACGCGATCGCACCCTGTACAGTCAAACTCTCAAAGTCAAAGGTGGTGCGCCACAAGTTCAGTTCCAAGTTACCCCAGAAATGCTGCCAAATGCGGCGATAGAAGCTATATTAGTTCGTCAAGGCGCGCCTTTATCCAAAATAGATACGACTGGTTTACCAAACCTGACTAAAATCGGTTTTGCACCCTTCCAAGTTAACCTGGAAGAAAAGTATTTAAAACTGCAAATTACTCCTAGTACCGAGTCGCTTCTACCAGCTACCGAACAGACTATACAACTGGAATTAAAAAATTCTCAAGGTAATCCCGTCCAAGGACAAGTTACCATCATGGTAGTGAATGAGGCAGTATTGCAACTAAGTGCATATCGTCCCCCAGATTTAGTAACTACAGTCTATGCCGAACAGCCAATTACTACCCGTTTCAGCGATAATCGACGCAATGTAGTTTTAAAACCCCAATCATCTCCATTACCTAAAGGCTGGGGTTACGGAGGCGGTTTCTCTGCGGCGGCGGCGAATACTCGTACTCGCAAAGATTTTCAACCTTTAGCTTACTACAACGGTTCACTTTTAACCGATACTAGTGGAAAAGCCACAGTCAAGTTTAAACTACCTGACGATCTAACCACTTGGCGCATCCTGGCAGTAGCTACCGATGAAAATCAACGGTTTGGCAATGCCGAAGCGACATTTATTACCACCCAACCTCTGATTACCAATCCAGTTTTACCACAGTTTGCCCGCCCAGGCGATCGCTTCCTAGCTGGTGTATCTGTCACCAACAACACCAAAACTCAGGGAAGCCTAGATATAAACAGTTCTGCGACAGGTTCAATCCAACTTACCGATACCAGTAACCTCCAAGTACAAACCGCCTCCGGTACTCAAGCCTATCGCTTCCCCGTAGTTGCAGGAAGTCCAGGTACGGGTAAAATTAGCTTTAAAACCTATCTAAATAGCGCAGCAGATGCCTTTGAAGTGCCTTTAGAGGTAAAACAAATCCCCGTTACCGAACAAGTCGTAGAGACGGGTACAACCACCAATACAGTCAAGATTCCCGTTAACGTAGATTCCAACGTTGTCAACGATACCGGAGGCTTAGAAATATCCCTAGGAAGTACCCTAATTCCCGAAATTAACGCTGCTGCACAGCAAGTTCTCACTGAAGAACAACTACCCTTCCTCGAACCTGCTGCTAGCCAACTAGCGATCGCTTCTAACTTACAAACTTTATCTCAAAAAGCACCCCAAAACTTCTCTAAATTCAACCCCAGCCAAACCGCGAAAAAATCCATCCTCACCCTGCAAAAACTGCAAAAACCCGATGGCGGATTCGCCGCTTATCCCAAAGCTGAAACTTCAGATCCTTGGGGTTCCGCATACGCAGCCATATCTCTCAACCAAGCGCGTCAAGCCTTTCCAGATCTCGTTAAAGCTGAAGCAATTAGCAACTTGCGCGGTTACCTCAAACAAGTCTTACTCAACCCAGGAAAGTATGGTTATTGCCAAGAAAACTTATGTAAAAACCAACTGCGCTTAGAATCCTTAATTGCCTTAGCCGAACTAGGCGAAAAACGCAATGATTTCCTGGCAGATATCTATCAAATGCAAAATAAATTCGATTCAGTCACGCGCATTAAACTAACACGCTACTTGTTCCAATTTCCAGAATGGCAGAAAGAAGCACGAGAACTTTCCCAACAGTTTAGCAAAAACGTCTATCAAAGCGGACGTACAGCTACAGTCAACATACCTGCTGCTAGCTGGATTAATTCTCCCACCAGCACCCAATCCCAATTTTTAAGGTTATTTATCGTTCAAAAAGCCAAACCAGAAGTCATAGATAGATTGTTCAAAGGCTTACTCGCACTCAGACGGAATGGTACTTGGCAAAATAGTTACGATAATGCCGAAGCGCTGACGGCTTTAGCAGAATACAGTAACTTACAACCCACTCCACCCAACTTTACCGCCAAAACCCAACTGGCGGGCAAAAAACTCGGTGAAACCAAGTTCGTCGCTACTACTACCAGTGCAGAAATTAAAGTTCCCATTGCAGAACTACCTCGCGGACGCAATGACCTAATCGTGCAAAAATCGGGTAAAGGCACATTGCACTACCTAGTAGATTATCGCTATCGCCTCCCAGGAAATCAACCTGGTAGATTCAACGGTTTGCGAGTGGTGCGCGAAATCAGTCGCATCAATCAAACCAAACCCCTGCAAAAACTCAGCTTATTTACCCCAGATAATCCATTAATCGTCGAACCAGGACAAGTATTTGATATTAACTTAGAAATAGTCACGGATCATCCCGTAGACCACGTTATCGTCACAGATCCGCTTCCGGCTGGTTTAGAAGCTGTAGATGCTAGTTTACAAGCAACTGCCGTTCCAGGAGCCAAAGTTAACGAAGATATTTGGTTGAAGGTGAAAGATATCTACCGCGATCGCATTTTCGCATATAGCGATCGCCTCGAACCAGGAGTATACAACCTGCATTATCTGGTACGTTCAGTCACCCCAGGTACATTCTACTGGCAAGGTGCAGAAGCTCACCTGCAATACGCACCAGAAGAATTTGGGCGATCGGCTGATGCTACTTTAATAGTATCGGGGAATTCGTGAAACCTCTCCCCAACCCCTCTCCTGCAAGGAGAGGGGCAAAAGTTTGGTTCTGTAGAGATAGCA harbors:
- a CDS encoding alpha-2-macroglobulin family protein — its product is MNSEPQSISFLRLGKFRQNARHIINFILVFILLFNTTGCSTLKVSEKEQLPVVSELVKPKLPDWIEEITPTGIADPLAQIRIRFKEALIPVEKLDTPQQQQLLQLFEVIPPIPGAFRFLTPRMVGFQADKALPKATRLQVTLKSGLGDLKNHRLDRDLPWTFNTETIKLTNLSKTEKDTPNFWDLNSPLEFTSNVELDLDSVLKQVRLTPVGKGESVPVKVSLKPEENTGNVEEEEAPAEKFDPTSRDWTYLIAPQRTLEKATNYKLELSSGVRPVLGNIVSDRSFSSQVSTYSALQFKKIEFYGQPNSGGTYGRFVKGSPQLVFNNEVTAESAINNITVNPPIKNKAQLIQSDENTNIISLNPYALEPATNYRVTVGKDLKDKFGQTLDKPVTLQYQTGDLGGDIWVPSSLNIFPSGKNLQLNISTINLPDNKYKAAYQVVEPTDLVYDDAGSTLLPNPSQWQSFPVSAKKNQYKDTSVPIREKLNSDTGMLVYGVQARTNKYQENGKQLWREPTTYGMVQLTNLGVFSQWFPESGLIRVNHLADGSPAVASVEVYESKLSAESRSKSTPCASGKTDSNGTLILNTQDIQGCVKSGSAFTENGPSLLIIARENKDWAFTRTDSYSGSYGYGVYTDWDSGKPIARGAIFSDRKLYQPGEKVALTGMAYFLEKGILKSDKNATYDVKLVNPDGKETSLGTQNTNQFGTFSVEFNLQNNQPLGYYSLLAKGKDGREINGEIRVAEFKPPNFKVDLSLDKEFAFPGAEIQAKAVSNYLFGAPVEGGKAKYNVTRSQTTFIPKGWEEFQFGKQWFYPEESPNVPSDVLQTDSVLDAAGKSSQSVKVASDIPYPMTYQVDVQVTDVSNLGVSNSQSFIVLPSDRLIGLKSNFVADAGKGFPIQIIVTDNTGKAIAGQQVHLELQEMKYNSVTQLVAGSQKAKNQVEYQTVDKTDLQSADTPQTVNLTPPKSGSYRIRACTDVSCNAGETDLQIWVTGNNAVDWALNPEDKDKLELKLDKPSYKPGNTATALIQSPYPEGELYFAVVRDRTLYSQTLKVKGGAPQVQFQVTPEMLPNAAIEAILVRQGAPLSKIDTTGLPNLTKIGFAPFQVNLEEKYLKLQITPSTESLLPATEQTIQLELKNSQGNPVQGQVTIMVVNEAVLQLSAYRPPDLVTTVYAEQPITTRFSDNRRNVVLKPQSSPLPKGWGYGGGFSAAAANTRTRKDFQPLAYYNGSLLTDTSGKATVKFKLPDDLTTWRILAVATDENQRFGNAEATFITTQPLITNPVLPQFARPGDRFLAGVSVTNNTKTQGSLDINSSATGSIQLTDTSNLQVQTASGTQAYRFPVVAGSPGTGKISFKTYLNSAADAFEVPLEVKQIPVTEQVVETGTTTNTVKIPVNVDSNVVNDTGGLEISLGSTLIPEINAAAQQVLTEEQLPFLEPAASQLAIASNLQTLSQKAPQNFSKFNPSQTAKKSILTLQKLQKPDGGFAAYPKAETSDPWGSAYAAISLNQARQAFPDLVKAEAISNLRGYLKQVLLNPGKYGYCQENLCKNQLRLESLIALAELGEKRNDFLADIYQMQNKFDSVTRIKLTRYLFQFPEWQKEARELSQQFSKNVYQSGRTATVNIPAASWINSPTSTQSQFLRLFIVQKAKPEVIDRLFKGLLALRRNGTWQNSYDNAEALTALAEYSNLQPTPPNFTAKTQLAGKKLGETKFVATTTSAEIKVPIAELPRGRNDLIVQKSGKGTLHYLVDYRYRLPGNQPGRFNGLRVVREISRINQTKPLQKLSLFTPDNPLIVEPGQVFDINLEIVTDHPVDHVIVTDPLPAGLEAVDASLQATAVPGAKVNEDIWLKVKDIYRDRIFAYSDRLEPGVYNLHYLVRSVTPGTFYWQGAEAHLQYAPEEFGRSADATLIVSGNS